A genome region from Purpureocillium takamizusanense chromosome 8, complete sequence includes the following:
- a CDS encoding uncharacterized protein (COG:S~EggNog:ENOG503P1U6), whose amino-acid sequence MELPFITVDVFTETRFRGNPLAIITIPASGPKPTQEQKQTIAREFNLSETVFVHDVPDPETNKQRNIDIFLPFAEIPFAGHPTVGTAVSLLDQGVDTLVTKAGPIPVRRLGDGAVAQANIPHNVHLHAKHVRDLSLASASLQANAQIRELELDAPVFSVVNGVSFVLVELPSLELLAGVQQSSTQLPVDKLLDEGWQNGFMGRYYYVRTGSGLDQNGQPAVSLRTRMITHEFEDPATGAAACCLTSYLSIIGDKQATPTRTYNITQGVEMGKESNIVVEVGVQDSKIETVKLAGTAIQVMRGTLTV is encoded by the coding sequence atgGAGCTTCCCTTCATTaccgtcgacgtcttcaCAGAGACTCGGTTTCGTGGAAACCCCCTagccatcatcaccatccctGCCTCGGGTCCGAAGCCCACCCAGGAGCAAAAGCAGACCATTGCCCGCGAGTTCAACCTGTCCGAAACCGTCTTTGTGCACGACGTCCCCGACCCGGAGACCAACAAGCAGCGCAACATCGACATTTTTCTTCCTTTCGCTGAGATTCCCTTCGCCGGACACCCGACCGTTGGTACCGCCGTTTCGCTGCTTGACCAGGGCGTCGACACCCTTGTGACCAAGGCGGGACCCATCCCCGTACGACGCCTGggtgatggcgccgtcgcccaggccaACATCCCTCACAACGTCCACTTACACGCCAAGCATGTTCGCGACCTGTCCCTCGCGTCGGCCAGTCTCCAGGCAAATGCGCAGATTCGCGAGCTTGAACTCGATGCCCCAGTCTTCAGCGTTGTCAATGGCGTGAGCTTCGTGCTGGTTGAGCTGCCGTCTCTTGAGCTGCTTGCCGGGGTGCAACAGAGTAGCACGCAGCTGCCCGTGGACAAGCTTCTGGACGAGGGATGGCAGAATGGTTTCATGGGGCGTTATTACTACGTGCGCACTGGCTCAGGGCTGGACCAGAACGGCCAACCGGCCGTGTCCCTGCGTACGCGAATGATCACTCACGAGTTCGAAGACCCTGCAaccggcgccgctgcctgcTGCCTGACTTCTTATCTCAGCATAATCGGGGACAAGCAGGCCACCCCCACCCGCACATACAACATTacgcagggcgtcgagatGGGCAAGGAAAGCAACATCGTTGTTGAAGTAGGTGTGCAGGACTCCAAGATTGAGACCGTCAAACTGGCAGGCACAGCTATTCAGGTCATGAGAGGCACACTCACTGTCTGA
- the CDC39 gene encoding CCR4-NOT core subunit cdc39 (COG:K~BUSCO:EOG092600SK~EggNog:ENOG503NXE7~TransMembrane:1 (o2023-2043i)) codes for MVPPPRVGSFSPNPSQTLQTGTSHSPHPSHGGVLSAGASPSTSSPTGANPLTKIVVAQVYLLLSTIKEDKDRARWELQVDQLQKLIDEHGMEVFSKYFTRLVAGNAPQIFPGLNRPVANPGNYHILVAEMRKIAHDADQASKIAESVESGTEDIFRDFDLSTFMEHFKLDALEKTLLALAFKTGSRSDLKTKADAILSTNFSAFMDIVSRPEIEAHADLTPAFIALIVDRFLQYHPPSFNAASRRDLQNFIAKRYVAMDQAPPSEVLAALDLGRVLADRPANALARYVQRTGAEFTRDEETCLSYLQGRPGNMQLGPDQVSAALTFTAITQSPQQELVVLVAALQRVLPKTFDWTEVVLFFDQATARISSTQFLRLYLALLPIAQDPKYDFDIQRLWGGSWSEPEAQLSFVSAFASLTPDQLDATTIPGLQRSISLDDYANSPANVQERAAVAVKHPLVSVAALSAIFNVALNSVHASQSVEAKRLFQEVVVPNLDIFLVSAFEVPRQSWATMAVDTLNSLFENFLYKRSPEYDFVLDSLWKKDRTWVTQRLVDAHAVKPIDLPLIFDHALKHGWLDHLVYLPSGFGVDLAAYAHAEGHLDLSTWARFNAERSVEMSRVLLQFLMIKANLEIQFQRPSDAQSPAKTSTSLQVRTVSALLQILEDFLPKAPVQDLILVQRHCITAYPRLINYGEGYDDVIDINGRDGNALSQAANSKMEEHYKRMYGDEIQVRTIVEILDRYKHSRDPLDQDAFACMIHGLFDEYNHYVDYPLEALATTAVLFGGIISHKLISDLPLKIGLGMILEAVRDHLPDDPMYKFGLQALMQLLVRFREWPGFCKQLLQIPGLQGTEAYKKAEEIVRDHEEDIVRSRNGAGTPHGLNFPGDSFTNGTPDDAANERQAPPFASIGIDPIPPGVEFEEPGDEEQGKIQFVLNNITEGTLQSMRNELRDMVEHKHQQWFASHLVEERAKMQPNYHHVYLELVKLFEDKTLWNEVLRETYISVARMLNSEATMQNSTERTHLKNLGGWLGLLTLARDRPIKHKNIAFKQLLIEAHDTKRLIVIIPFVCKVLIQGASSAVFRPPNPWLMDIIHLLIELYHHAELKLNLKFEIEVLCKGLNLDHKSIEPSGEILNRPAVEDAPEVLPHEQLDAFDTLSLNGIGSVVGAGLSPQVVAPTIPDVGPLINIPPANEMVVSTTRLHEIVRSALTRALQDIIQPVVDRSITIAAISTVQMVRKDFVSEPDENKMRNAAVSMVKATAGSLALVTSKEPLRANMTNYMRNLANDLPSGLPEGTIIMCVNSNLDLACNIIEKQAEERAVPEIEDMLEEDVQARRRHRAQQPNEPFYAGTVNRWAMTIPSPYKLSPNINGLNSDQMQIYDDFARQPRNTTVSASHAPSASDATRSLANEVLQETYNTVPSMPTPAETPSVQHLGSQLPYAPVSSAAGNLGRGAGANAYHIDVRGLAERVNKLLQELLRVAAEAQEEHFIGLPRPHPVLDVVDALVQLIIKTSQSSEEFAIYTAEQISALIFQQVEDNLTLESLVHVLETLRKISGPALNSRVRALFSQQPGANFLSVPLLAALIRTDLIDWRNIDAAMSKALESRKDSSLEFLEHLLDIALLNNRPIALYTDFVRTLERAWTWVCDEPGNGTAQRLKERLLNSGLPQPSWSSTGDDKSAFRQEQLEYVFEEWVHLCNNPNATAETSRVFMDQLELRQLVRDQGDLLVMVRIALELCVDRFDHIAHSSAISDAYVMVDALAKLICVFTTTHNDTFSSRVSVMDSVLVLIGLVLRNHHIKRGEHLNQRVFFRLYSLLLHEVHSASDDYTEEDQRRLLLSFASKLENIGPLYLPGFTFGWLSLVQHRAFAPVLLQMPGNAGWRPYAKLIVQLLDTLSEQLKSLNVSNMAKELYHATLKLLVILQHDFPDFVAANHVTFCASVPPHCSQLLNAILSANPQQNPTTGMKPDRSEEISLNPGLIEDATAVLRDCGLLAVLDQVLLNGPAEDTVAQIAHTMTHNSPQETSFGHIPVAVNAHIIGAVVVYIGQHAADRMSRSPNAAAVTGNESDVATLSLLVHELPPEARYYLVSCIMNQLRFPSAYTDFFCHVVLHIFGKDLNDPEESEIRQEITRVLLERLVGFWPQPWGLMYTVLELVKNEKYMFFDLPFVKSTPEVAERFATILQRN; via the exons ATGGTCCCTCCACCAAGAGTGGGATCATTCTCACCAAACCCTTCGCAGACTCTCCAGACGGGAACCAGCCACTCGCCGCATCCGTCGCACGGTGGTGTCCTGAGTGCTGGCGCGAGCCCCAGTACAAGCAGTCCGACTGGGGCTAACCCCTTGACAAAGATTGTTGTCGCCCAAGTCTACCTCCTACTTAGCACTATCAAGGAGGACAAGGATCGCGCCAGGTGGGAGTTACAGGTCGATCAGCTGCAAAAG CTCATCGATGAACACGGCATGGAAGTGTTCTCCAAGTACTTTACTCGGTTGGTAGCGGGAAATGCGCCCCAAATCTTCCCTGGGCTTAAccgccccgtcgccaacCCTGGTAATTACCACAttctcgtcgccgagatgCGAAAGATTGCGCACGATGCCGATCAAGCAAGCAAAATCGCCGAGTCGGTAGAAAGTGGCACCGAAGACATCTTCCGCGACTTTGACCTGTCAACCTTCATGGAACACTTCAAGCTCGACGCGCTGGAGAAGACACTCTTGGCGCTGGCGTTCAAGACTGGCTCCCGCTCGGACTTGAAGACTAAGG CTGACGCCATTTTGTCGACCAATTTTTCGGCTTTCATGGACATCGTCTCGCGCCCAGAAATCGAAGCCCACGCTGACCTTACTCCTGCGTTCATCGCGCTAATTGTCGATCGATTCCTTCAATATCATCCTCCAAGCTTCAACGCCGCTTCCCGGCGAGATCTGCAGAATTTCATTGCCAAGCGATACGTCGCGATGGATCAGGCACCCCCTTCAGAGGTTCTTGCGGCTCTCGACCTCGGTCGAGTCCTTGCTGACAGGCCGGCCAATGCCTTGGCGCGATATGTGCAGAGGACGGGGGCTGAGTTCACGAGAGACGAGGAGACGTGTCTGTCGTACTTGCAGGGTCGTCCCGGCAACATGCAGCTTGGACCTGACCAGGTCTCTGCTGCGCTCACGTTCACTGCAATCACTCAAAGTCCTCAGCAAGAACTCGTCGTACTTGTTGCAGCCCTGCAACGCGTCCTCCCAAAAACCTTCGACTGGACGGAAGTCGTTCTGTTCTTTGATCAAGCCACGGCTCGAATCTCGTCTACGCAATTTCTGCGACTTTATCTGGCACTACTTCCCATTGCGCAGGACCCAAAGTACGATTTCGATATCCAGAGACTTTGGGGTGGTTCTTGGAGCGAGCCGGAGGCCCAGCTGTCCTTCGTCAGCGCTTTCGCCTCCCTGACACCAGATCAGTTGGACGCCACTACCATCCCAGGTCTACAACGGAGCATCAGCCTCGACGACTACGCAAACTCCCCCGCAAACGTTCAGGAGCGTGCTGCCGTTGCGGTAAAGCACCCTCTCGTTTCCGTAGCCGCATTGTCCGCCATATTCAACGTTGCCCTTAACTCGGTGCATGCGTCTCAGAGCGTCGAAGCGAAGCGCCTTTTTCAGGAGGTAGTGGTTCCTAACCTGGACATTTTTCTAGTGTCTGCTTTCGAGGTCCCTCGGCAGTCCTGGGCGACAATGGCAGTGGATACGCTGAACTCACTGTTCGAGAATTTTCTGTACAAGCGGTCACCCGAGTACGATTTTGTGCTCGACAGTCTGTGGAAGAAGGACAGGACATGGGTAACCCAGCGATTGGTTGATGCTCATGCCGTCAAGCCCATCGACTTACCCTTGATCTTTGACCACGCGCTGAAACATGGATGGCTGGATCACCTCGTCTACCTGCCCAGCGGCTTCGGAGTCGATCTAGCTGCATACGCGCATGCCGAAGGCCACCTCGACTTGAGCACCTGGGCACGCTTCAACGCGGAGAGAAGCGTTGAGATGTCTCGCGTCCTGCTGCAATTTCTTATGATCAAAGCCAACCTGGAAATACAGTTCCAACGTCCCTCAGATGCACAATCCCCGGCCAAGACTAGCACGAGCTTGCAGGTCAGGACTGTATCTGCGTTGCTGCAAATCCTGGAGGACTTCCTGCCTAAGGCGCCGGTGCAGGACCTTATTCTGGTGCAGCGCCACTGCATCACAGCATACCCACGATTGATCAACTATGGTGAGGGCTACGACGATGTCATCGATATCAACGGCAGAGATGGAAACGCATTATCACAGGCTGCCAACAGCAAGATGGAAGAGCACTACAAGAGAATGTACGGTGATGAAATCCAGGTACGCACAATTGTGGAGATTCTGGATCGCTACAAGCACTCGAGGGATCCCCTGGACCAAGACGCGTTCGCCTGCATGATACACGGCCTATTCGACGAGTACAATCACTATGTCGACTATCCTCTGGAGGCTCTGGCTACGACCGCTGTACTCTTTGGGGGGATCATCTCTCACAAGCTTATATCAGACCTCCCTCTGAAGATCGGGCTGGGGATGATTCTCGAGGCTGTTCGCGACCATCTGCCCGACGACCCCATGTACAAGTTCGGTCTCCAAGCTCTGATGCAGCTTCTCGTTCGCTTTCGGGAATGGCCTGGGTTTTGCAAACAGTTGTTGCAAATCCCAGGCCTGCAAGGCACAGAAGCGTACAAGAAAGCCGAAGAGATCGTGCGCGATCATGAGGAGGACATTGTACGATCTCGCAACGGTGCCGGTACACCACATGGTCTGAACTTCCCGGGGGACTCTTTTACCAACGGAACTCCCGACGATGCAGCAAACGAACGCCAAGCGCCCCCATTCGCATCTATCGGCATTGATCCAATTCCTCCTGGCGTTGAGTTTGAGGAACCCGGTGATGAGGAGCAGGGCAAAATCCAGTTTGTTTTGAACAACATCACAGAGGGAACTCTGCAGTCAATGCGCAATGAGCTGCGCGATATGGTGGAGCACAAGCACCAACAGTGGTTTGCAAGCCATCTTGTCGAAGAGCGTGCGAAAATGCAGCCCAACTATCACCACGTTTATTTGGAACTTGTCAAGCTCTTCGAAGACAAGACGCTCTGGAACGAAGTGCTTCGGGAAACATACATCAGCGTGGCTCGTATGCTTAACTCGGAGGCTACGATGCAGAACTCGACTGAGCGGACTCATCTGAAGAACCTTGGTGGTTGGCTCGGTCTCCTGACCCTTGCTCGTGACCGTCCCATCAAACACAAGAACATCGCGTTCAAGCAACTGCTAATCGAGGCTCATGACACCAAGAGGCTCATTGTCATCATCCCTTTCGTTTGCAAAGTCCTCATTCAAGGAGCTTCTTCAGCTGTGTTTCGGCCTCCGAATCCATGGCTCATGGACATCATCCACTTGCTCATTGAGCTCTACCACCACGCCGAGCTGAAGCTGAACCTGAAGTTTGAGATCGAGGTTCTGTGCAAGGGGTTGAATCTGGATCACAAGAGCATTGAACCATCGGGCGAAATACTGAACCGGCCTGCGGTCGAGGACGCACCCGAGGTGCTCCCACACGAGCAGCTTGACGCATTTGATACCTTGTCTCTTAATGGCATTGGATCAGTCGTTGGCGCGGGCCTCTCCCCGCAAGTCGTCGCACCAACCATACCTGACGTGGGACCATTGATCAACATTCCCCCAGCCAATGAGATGGTTGTGAGCACGACACGCCTTCACGAGATTGTCCGGAGTGCTCTCACAAGGGCGCTGCAGGATATTATTCAGCCGGTTGTGGACCGGTCGATCACGATAGCGGCAATTTCGACGGTCCAGATGGTTCGCAAAGACTTCGTTTCGGAACCAGATGAGAATAAGATGAGGAACGCTGCCGTCAGTATGGTCAAGGCGACCGCGGGCAGCCTGGCCCTTGTTACTTCCAAGGAGCCTCTCCGGGCGAACATGACCAACTACATGCGCAATCTTGCCAACGACCTTCCCTCGGGTCTGCCCGAGGGAACGATTATCATGTGTGTCAACTCAAACCTCGACCTTGCCTGTAACATCATCGAGAAGCAGGCCGAAGAGAGGGCTGTTCCGGAGATTGAGGATatgctcgaggaggacgtTCAGGCTCGAAGACGACaccgcgcgcagcagccgaaCGAGCCATTCTATGCTGGCACGGTCAATCGCTGGGCCATGACCATCCCAAGCCCATACAAATTGTCGCCCAACATTAATGGCCTTAACAGCGACCAAATGCAAATTTACGACGATTTTGCAAGACAACCGCGAAATACCACGGTATCGGCATCGCATGCACCATCTGCTTCGGACGCCACTCGATCTCTGGCCAACGAGGTCCTGCAAGAAACCTACAACACGGTTCCGAGTATGCCCACACCGGCCGAGACGCCCTCGGTACAACATCTCGGCTCTCAGCTGCCATATGCTCCGGTTTCTAGTGCTGCGGGCAACCTGGGTCGCGGGGCCGGAGCGAATGCCTATCACATTGATGTTCGTGGTCTGGCTGAGCGCGTCAATAAGCTACTACAAGAGCTCTTGCGGGTTGCTGCGGAGGCTCAGGAGGAGCACTTCATTGGTCTCCCGAGGCCTCATCCAGTTCTGGACGTGGTCGATGCGTTGGTGCAGCTCATAATCAAGACGTCCCAGAGCTCGGAAGAGTTCGCCATCTACACCGCAGAGCAGATAAGCGCTCTCATCTTCCAGCAAGTCGAGGACAACCTGACTTTGGAGAGCCTGGTCCATGTTTTGGAGACGTTGCGGAAGATTTCGGGACCTGCATTGAACAGTCGAGTGCGTGCGCTTTTCAGCCAGCAACCCGGTGCGAATTTCTTGAGTGTGCCCTTGCTTGCTGCCTTGATTCGCACCGACTTAATCGACTGGAGGAATATCGACGCGGCAATGTCTAAGGCTCTCGAAAGCAGGAAAGATTCGTCCCTGGAGTTTCTGGAACACTTGCTCGATATCGCCCTCCTCAACAATCGGCCAATCGCCCTTTATACAGATTTCGTGCGCACACTGGAAAGGGCGTGGACTTGGGTTTGTGACGAGCCCGGCAATGGTACTGCCCAGAGACTAAAGGAGAGGCTTCTGAACTCGGGGCTTCCGCAACCCTCGTGGAGTAGCACTGGAGACGATAAGTCAGCCTTTCGACAGGAGCAACTGGAGTATGTTTTCGAGGAGTGGGTCCATCTCTGCAACAACCCGAACGCAACAGCCGAGACTTCCAGGGTCTTTATGGATCAACTGGAGTTGAGGCAGCTTGTCAGAGATCAGGGCGACCTTTTGGTCATGGTCCGCATTGCTCTTGAACTGTGTGTCGATCGTTTCGACCACATTGCGCACTCCAGTGCCATCAGCGATGCATATGTCATGGTCGATGCCTTGGCTAAACTGATTTGTGTCTTCACTACAACCCACAACGATACATTCAGCTCTCGCGTTTCCGTCATGGACTCTGTCTTGGTTCTGATCGGACTAGTTCTCCGCAACCACCATATCAAGCGAGGAGAGCACCTGAACCAACGCGTCTTCTTCCGCCTTTACTCGCTGCTTCTTCACGAAGTCCACAGCGCCAGCGATGATTACACCGAAGAGGATCAGCGACGATTACTGCTCTCCTTTGCCTCCAAGCTCGAGAATATCGGGCCCCTCTATCTCCCGGGTTTTACCTTTGGTTGGCTTTCGCTTGTTCAGCACCGAGCTTTTGCCCCAGTCCTGTTGCAGATGCCCGGAaacgctggctggcgcccgTATGCGAAACTGATCGTGCAGTTGTTAGACACGCTAAGCGAACAACTCAAATCGCTCAACGTGTCAAacatggccaaggagctTTATCACGCCACTCTCAAGCTCTTGGTGATTCTCCAGCATGATTTCCCTGACTTTGTCGCGGCCAACCACGTCACCTTCTGCGCCAGCGTTCCGCCGCATTGCAGCCAGCTGCTTAATGCAATTTTGTCGGCCAATCCGCAGCAAAATCCGACTACAGGCATGAAGCCAGATCGTTCGGAAGAAATCAGCTTGAATCCTGGACTGATTGAAGACGCCACGGCTGTGCTGCGAGATTGTGGGCTTCTTGCCGTGTTGGACCAGGTCCTCCTCAACGGACCCGCCGAGGACACTGTCGCACAGATTGCGCACACGATGACGCACAACAGCCCGCAGGAGACCTCCTTTGGACATATCCCGGTGGCAGTCAACGCACATATCATCGGGGCTGTGGTTGTGTACATCGGGCAACACGCCGCAGACCGCATGTCTCGCTCACCAAACGCCGCGGCCGTAACTGGGAACGAATCTGATGTAGCGACTCTGTCTCTGCTTGTTCACGAGCTGCCGCCTGAAGCCAGGTACTACCTCGTATCCTGCATTATGAATCAGTTGCGGTTCCCGAGCGCCTACACAGACTTTTTCTGTCATGTTGTTCTCCACATCTTTGGCAAGGACTTAAACGACCCTGAGGAGTCCGAAATTCGCCAAGAGATCACTCGggtgctcctcgagcgtctggTCGGGTTCTGGCCTCAACCCTGGGGACTCATGTATACGGTTTTGGAGCTGGTTAAGAACGAAAAGTACATGTTCTTTGATCTGCCCTTCGTCAAGTCGACACCAGAG GTTGCGGAAAGGTTCGCGACGATACTCCAACGTAATTAG